Proteins encoded together in one Pongo abelii isolate AG06213 chromosome 8, NHGRI_mPonAbe1-v2.0_pri, whole genome shotgun sequence window:
- the LOC100449185 gene encoding LOW QUALITY PROTEIN: cytochrome P450 2C31-like (The sequence of the model RefSeq protein was modified relative to this genomic sequence to represent the inferred CDS: substituted 2 bases at 2 genomic stop codons): protein MTRNFPIQRSLTLATSWMKVATLKRVIISWLFQQLAKDYGPVFTVYFGMKPTVVLHGYKAIKEALIDQGKEFSGXASFPVLDKIAQGYGVIYSNGETWKQTRHFCLMVLRNMGMGKKTIEDRIQEEALCLVEALKKTNASPCDPTFLLGCVPCNVISSIIFQNRFDYSDQKFQALMKCFNEIFENASTSWIQLYNAFPFLRVFPGSHNVIFKNYALQRSFILEKVKEHQESLDINNPRDFIDYFLIKMEEEKHNKPSEFTMDNLVATIRDMFSAGTETTSTTMRYGLLLLLKHPEISAKVQEEINHVVSKNXSPCMQDRSRMPYMDAVVHEIQRYIDLFPTGLSHAATQDIRFREYLIPKGTAILTDLNSVLYNDKEFPNPEKFDPGHFLDESGNFKRSDYFMAFSAGKRVCVGEGLACMELFLILTTILQNFTLKPLVDPKDIDTTPVHKGFGAVPPFYELCFIPV, encoded by the exons CTAGCAAAAGATTATGGCCCTGTGTTCACTGTTTATTTTGGCATGAAGCCCACTGTGGTGTTGCATGGATACAAAGCAATTAAGGAAGCACTGATTGATCAGGGAAAAGAATTTTCTGGCTGAGCGAGTTTTCCAGTGCTAGACAAAATTGCCCAAGGATATG GGGTTATTTATAGCAATGGAGAAACATGGAAGCAAACCCGGCATTTCTGTCTCATGGTTTTGAGAAATATGGGGATGGGGAAGAAAACAATTGAAGACCGAATTCAAGAGGAAGCCTTGTGTCTGGTGgaagcattaaaaaaaaccaatg CATCTCCCTGTGATCCCACTTTTCTTCTGGGATGTGTTCCCTGCAATGTGATCAGCTCCATCATTTTCCAAAATCGTTTTGACTACAGTGATCAGAAATTTCAAGCCTTGATGAAGTGTTTTAATGAAATCTTCGAAAATGCAAGCACCTCCTGGATACAG ctcTACAATGCTTTCCCCTTTTTACGAGTGTTCCCAGGAAGTCATaatgtgatatttaaaaattatgctcTCCAAAGAAGTTTTATTTTGGAGAAAGTAAAAGAACATCAAGAATCTCTGGACATCAATAATCCTCGAGACTTTATCGACTACTTTCTGATTAAAATGGAAGAG GAAAAACACAATAAACCATCTGAATTTACCATGGACAACTTGGTTGCTACTATAAGGGATATGTTTAGTGCAGGAACAGAGACAACGagcaccacaatgagatatgGACTCTTGCTCCTGCTGAAGCACCCTGAGATCTCAG CTAAAGTGCAGGAAGAAATTAATCATGTGGTCAGCAAAAACTGAAGTCCCTGCATGCAGGACAGGAGCCGGATGCCCTACATGGATGCTGTGGTGCATGAGATCCAGAGATATATTGACCTCTTCCCCACTGGCCTGTCCCATGCAGCGACTCAAGACATTCGGTTTAGAGAATACCTTATTCCAAAG ggCACAGCAATCTTAACAGATCTGAATTCTGTCCTGTACAATGACAAGGAATTTCCCAATCCAGAGAAGTTTGACCCTGGCCACTTCCTGGATGAAAGTGGCAACTTTAAAAGAAGTGATTATTTCATGGCTTTTTCAGCAG gaaaaagagTTTGTGTTGGAGAAGGCCTGGCCTGCATGGAGCTGTTTTTAATCCTGACCACCATTTTGCAGAATTTTACCTTGAAGCCTCTGGTTGATCCAAAGGATATTGACACCACCCCAGTTCACAAAGGGTTTGGTGCTGTACCACCCTTCTATGAGCTTTGTTTCATTCCAGTCTGA